Proteins from one Naumovozyma castellii chromosome 3, complete genome genomic window:
- the TRP5 gene encoding tryptophan synthase TRP5 (ancestral locus Anc_4.92) — MTEQLRETFAQAKRENRRALVTFMTAGYPTVDETIPILKGFQDGGVDVIELGMPFSDPIADGPTIQVSNTVALENGVSLEQTLDLVKQARDQGVTVPIILMGYYNPILNYGEEKLIRDAAEAGANGFIIVDLPPEEAIKVRGFVAEVGLSLIPLVAPSTTDDRLELLSHIADSFVYVVSRMGTTGAQTSVASNLDQLVARVRKHTKEIPIAVGFGVSTREHFQAVGSLADGVVIGSKIVTLCKEAPKGKCYDTSKNYVEEILAGVKHKLLTKDEYFELKESSIASGKNHKKEVNEFDEKHKHPIRFGEFGGQYVPEALHACLSELEKGFEEAIADPTFWEEFRSLYSYIGRPSSLHRAERLTEYCGGAQIWLKREDLNHTGSHKINNALAQVLIAKRLGKTNIIAETGAGQHGVATATACAKFGLKCTVYMGAEDVRRQALNVFRMRILGAEVVSVTNGTQTLRDATSEAFRSWVTNLKNTYYVVGSAIGPHPYPTLVRTFQSVIGKETKEQFAAMNDGKLPNAIVACVGGGSNSTGMFSPFEHDTSVKLLGVEAGGDGIDTAYHSATLTVGRPGVFHGVKTYVLQDEDGQVHDTHSVSAGLDYPGVGPELAFWKSTGRAQFVAATDAQALEGSKLLSQLEGIIPALESSHAVYGAVQLAKAMKPEEHLIINISGRGDKDVQSVAEVLPKLGPQIGWDLRFEADPSA; from the coding sequence ATGACTGAACAATTAAGAGAAACATTTGCCCAGGCTAAGAGAGAAAATCGTCGTGCTTTAGTCACGTTTATGACCGCAGGTTATCCAACTGTTGACGAAACTATTCCAATCTTAAAAGGTTTCCAAGATGGTGGTGTAGATGTCATCGAATTAGGTATGCCATTCTCAGACCCTATTGCTGATGGTCCTACCATTCAAGTTTCCAATACTGTTGCCCTAGAAAATGGTGTTAGCTTAGAACAAACTTTAGATTTAGTGAAACAAGCAAGAGATCAAGGTGTGACAGTTCCTATTATCCTAATGGGGTACTACAACCCTATCTTAAACTACGgtgaagaaaaattgattaGAGATGCCGCTGAGGCAGGTGCCAATGGGTTCATCATCGTTGATTTACCACCAGAAGAAGCCATTAAAGTAAGAGGATTTGTCGCCGAAGTGGGATTAAGTTTGATCCCATTAGTCGCACCTTCTACCACTGATGACAGATTAGAATTATTGTCTCATATCGCCGACTCATTTGTTTATGTCGTTTCAAGAATGGGTACTACCGGTGCTCAAACATCAGTAGCTTCTAATTTAGATCAATTAGTCGCAAGAGTAAGAAAACATACTAAGGAAATCCCAATTGCCGTCGGTTTTGGTGTCTCCACAAGAGAACATTTCCAAGCTGTGGGTTCTTTAGCTGATGGTGTTGTCATTGGTTCTAAGATCGTTACTCTTTGTAAAGAAGCTCCTAAGGGTAAATGTTATGATACTTCCAAGAATTACGTGGAAGAAATTCTTGCTGGTGTTAAGCATAAATTACTAACTAAGGATGAATACTTCGAACTAAAGGAATCATCAATTGCTAGTGGTAAGAATCATAAGAAGGAAGTAAAcgaatttgatgaaaagCATAAACATCCAATCAGATTTGGTGAATTTGGTGGTCAATATGTTCCAGAAGCTCTCCATGCATGTCTAAGTGAATTAGAAAAGGGTTTCGAAGAAGCCATTGCCGACCCAACTTTCTGGGAAGAATTCAGATCATTATACTCTTACATTGGTCGTCCATCTTCTCTTCATAGAGCTGAAAGATTGACTGAATATTGTGGTGGTGCTCAAATCTGGTTGAAGAGAGAAGACTTAAACCACACCGGTTCTCATAAGATTAATAACGCTCTAGCACAAGTTCTTATTGCCAAAAGGTTAGGTAAGACCAATATCATTGCAGAAACTGGTGCAGGACAACATGGTGTCGCAACAGCTACTGCATGTGCCAAATTCGGTTTGAAATGTACTGTCTACATGGGTGCTGAAGATGTCCGTCGTCAAGCCTTAAACGTTTTCAGAATGAGAATTCTAGGTGCCGAAGTTGTTTCAGTGACAAATGGTACTCAAACGTTAAGAGATGCCACATCCGAAGCCTTCCGTTCTTGGGTGACAAACTTAAAGAATACTTACTATGTGGTGGGTTCTGCTATTGGTCCACATCCATACCCAACTTTGGTGCGTACTTTCCAAAGTGTCATTGGTAAGGAAACCAAGGAGCAATTTGCTGCTATGAATGATGGAAAACTACCAAATGCTATTGTTGCCTGTGTCGGTGGTGGTTCTAACTCTACTGGTATGTTCTCTCCATTCGAACATGACACTTCCGTGAAACTATTGGGTGTCGAAGCAGGTGGTGACGGTATTGACACTGCATACCATTCTGCCACTCTAACAGTGGGTAGACCAGGTGTTTTCCACGGTGTGAAAACTTACGTGCTTCAAGATGAAGACGGTCAAGTTCACGATACCCATTCTGTCTCAGCTGGTTTAGATTACCCAGGTGTCGGTCCAGAACTAGCGTTCTGGAAATCTACCGGTCGTGCCCAATTCGTGGCTGCCACTGATGCTCAAGCACTAGAGGGTTCCAAACTCTTATCACAATTGGAAGGTATTATTCCAGCTTTAGAATCATCTCATGCTGTTTACGGTGCTGTTCAACTGGCTAAGGCAATGAAACCAGAAGAACATTTGATTATTAACATTTCTGGTAGAGGTGACAAGGATGTACAAAGTGTCGCTGAAGTTTTACCAAAATTGGGACCACAAATTGGTTGGGATTTAAGATTTGAAGCTGACCCATCTGcttaa
- the RRN6 gene encoding Rrn6p (ancestral locus Anc_4.91), with protein MSILRNNKPSSNCIRIDFRSTIKSIKIPTMAKEMGKSSDCLGIITENSLHILKIHSIFSNDYEMDYTLYNPLPFNKFSDFPFSDVAFNPWDVQEFAVIDIKGNWGVGRIPRIMKNQKVKELHLLNESRGSAFDIEELSNWRRIAWSCGYSRLLLFSRSKVIEVDFQNNWQLDMVEAKSWSNLRDYKPINDTFGFLLTSKEIIVLRTKNAANNVIREVSWKHDLDPNDLTIQISVQTVEMIEGTLYVTYISSKRHNKLFCHAFYSTDDDELLQTLGYSTLINVPRSINGIHTLVFPTSREKYPPDYNNNLNKPKSFPLSQAFLRTYDTSEIFKIIIGNNIASDNYTSGYDSMRIDCTSMVTELSSKFDSLLTNMIRTQISGNESKAPEKADEDIFQDYGYRLSSAMNDVLVIWADMENLKKNSKLCRSIEELTEIPKHFKDLSEFESFLEQFMDYYVEQNISFTNLKSICKMLFHEEIGSFDMLYNKLLQCWDMVSKNSESLTKETIASTIWSVLKFTKVSNYKILETDIHDSLGEPYRAIIDQWDNTSDLEDEDDEQLGTFRSTIPMSSQPQFLLNSQSQIPTIKSSQPRTSKGNNLRPNQGKISKSNLPPLTSTNFSQNLMSHSQVNGLSSTLPNTMTPAFTLMQPATAGMSSSFSIGGSQRAGSQKSKRKKKKVGGFG; from the coding sequence ATGTCAATACTTAGGAATAACAAACCCAGCAGTAACTGCATTCGAATAGATTTTAGGTCAACGataaaatcaattaaaattCCAACAATGGCAAAAGAGATGGGGAAATCATCTGATTGCCTCGGTATAATTACTGAAAACTCATTACATATACTAAAAATCCATAGcatcttttcaaatgacTATGAAATGGATTATACTCTCTATAATCCTTTAccttttaataaattcagTGATTTTCCGTTTTCAGACGTGGCTTTTAACCCATGGGATGTACAAGAGTTTGCTGTGATTGACATTAAGGGTAATTGGGGAGTTGGTCGTATTCCAAGAATCATGAAAAACCAAAAGGTAAAGGAACTACATCttttaaatgaatcaaGGGGAAGTGCATTTGATATCGAAGAACTGTCCAATTGGAGAAGGATTGCTTGGTCCTGTGGATATTCAAGATTGCTATTATTTTCTAGGTCCAAGGTTATTGAGGtagattttcaaaataactGGCAATTAGATATGGTAGAAGCAAAGTCATGGTCAAATCTCCGAGATTATAAACCAATCAATGATACGTTTGGTTTCTTACTTACTTCAAAGGAAATTATTGTGCTGCGCACAAAAAATGCTGCTAATAACGTGATAAGAGAAGTTTCATGGAAACATGATCTTGATCCTAACGATTTAACTATACAGATTTCTGTTCAAACTGTTGAAATGATCGAAGGAACTCTGTACGTGACTTATATTTCATCGAAGAGGCacaataaattattttgcCATGCGTTTTATTCtacagatgatgatgaacttCTTCAAACCCTCGGATATTCCACACTGATTAATGTTCCTAGATCAATAAATGGTATTCATACCCTAGTGTTTCCAACCTCAAGAGAGAAATATCCTCCTGACTATAACAATAATCTTAACAAGCCGAAATCGTTCCCACTTTCACAAGCATTTTTGAGAACTTATGACACAtcagaaattttcaagattatAATCGGTAATAATATTGCGTCAGATAATTATACTTCTGGTTATGATAGTATGAGAATCGATTGTACCTCTATGGTGACTGAACTTTCCTCCAAGTTTGACTCTCTGCTTACAAATATGATCAGAACTCAAATTAGTGGCAATGAATCAAAAGCTCCTGAAAAAGCAGATGAAGATATCTTTCAAGACTATGGCTACCGTCTTTCATCTGCCATGAATGATGTTTTAGTTATTTGGGCTGATatggaaaatttgaagaagaattcgAAACTTTGTCGCTCAATCGAGGAGCTGACCGAGATACCCAAACATTTTAAAGATCTGTCAGAATTCGAATCTTTCTTGGAACAATTTATGGACTATTATGTTGAGcagaatatttcatttacAAATTTGAAGAGTATATGTAAGATGTTATTTCATGAAGAAATCGGTAGTTTTGATATGCTCTACAACAAACTATTGCAATGTTGGGACATGGTGTCCAAGAATTCAGAAAGTTTAACAAAAGAAACCATAGCAAGTACCATTTGGAGCGTACTAAAATTTACTAAAGTTTCTAATTACAAAATTCTAGAAACAGACATCCACGACTCACTCGGTGAACCATACCGGGCAATTATCGATCAATGGGATAATACCTCTGATctagaagatgaagacgatgaaCAACTCGGAACTTTCCGTTCTACAATCCCAATGAGCAGCCAACCTCAATTCTTGTTAAATAGCCAATCCCAAATTCCAACGATTAAATCATCGCAACCAAGAACTTCCAAAGGTAACAACTTACGACCCAACCAAGGAAAAATTTCGAAAAGTAACCTTCCACCGTTGACGAGCACTAATTTCTCACAGAATTTAATGTCACATTCTCAAGTAAATGGATTATCAAGCACATTGCCTAATACAATGACTCCAGCATTTACACTAATGCAACCCGCCACAGCGGGTATGAGTTCATCTTTTTCCATTGGAGGTTCCCAACGAGCTGGATCCCAGAAGTCtaaaaggaagaagaagaaggttgGTGGCTTTGGCTGA